From one Rhodamnia argentea isolate NSW1041297 chromosome 1, ASM2092103v1, whole genome shotgun sequence genomic stretch:
- the LOC125314779 gene encoding uncharacterized protein LOC125314779, which translates to MKAKNSAEGQSSGIHLDIPQLQKKDEIIISPATIFAPKTSAGRRDGRSGHSVSPTLPAVLAPEKKLTLFALRLAVLEKVATALGYLGFVWATVVLLGGFAVTLEKSDFWFITIILLIEGTRISSRSHELEWQHQSTWSIADAGMSSFRALKSSSRALVESMQNMFSPVSSATRKQSQRSREISETTDAKNIRKQKFKRRPTRIWTSSEVPILPYGGWVCLSRNISQIFHWLQILSAIACVLLSLTKLIKHNYGEVAKGDTDKRNRKPALIFFYSLALAEALVFLIEKAYCAWEVVICKLLEGVNEECDLGASGMISTRRFFYDCYSRCLNGSIFDGLGMDMVTFAMDLLCSNSPDEQLMGARTLHRFSTKEQFSDDTLQKIGTSLPVIERLVDILNWKDPQEEEIRLLAAEIVSKLAGKKQNSLRVTGIPGAMESILSLLQTNRSPSSIADEIGENKIFLDHEECGFWTFNSLGLLILKKLVRDHNNCGKIGNTRGLLSKIIDFTHADEGILKDSTVTTSQVLTVKRSLQVVKMLASTTATTGKNLRREISEIVCTISNIRDILRYGEKWPVLQKLGIEILTSLALEDDVSEKIGETGGVLKELLKIFFQHGVLEDKMDVRNVAGEALSMLAFASKSNCHRILTSNVVERLLEALEIPLLRVNAGRILRNLCTYSGPESFNQLKGVTAATPRVLKAILSGEGKLQEVMVGLAAHAFKFMTAEGSTAVFEGAGFREADLACALVEILRGHRNPHIKVPRMRRFAIELAIWMMRDKLKNVQIFRDLGMEEELEGVLDTTSELDSFNIFSGNIGLSRHSTTIHSLVETALVLLKKRFD; encoded by the exons atgaaggccaagaacagTGCTGAAGGTCAAAGCAGCGGCATTCATCTAGATATTCCTCAGCTTCAGAAGAAAGATGAAATCATCATTTCACCCGCTACAATCTTTGCGCCGAAAACTAGTGCTGGAAGGAGAGATGGACGCAGTGGACATTCTGTTTCCCCCACATTACCGGCTGTTCTGGCCCCAGAGAAAAAGCTTACTCTGTTTGCACTCCGCCTTGCGGTTCTCGAAAAAGTGGCCACTGCCTTGGGATACCTTGGTTTCGTCTGGGCAACGGTTGTGCTCCTGGGGGGCTTTGCCGTTACATTAGAGAAATCCGACTTCTGGTTCATCACcatcattttattaattgaaggaACTCGAATATCCAGCAGGAGTCATGAGCTGGAATGGCAACACCAGTCCACTTGGTCAATAGCTGATGCCGGAATGAGCAGCTTCCGAGCGCTCAAATCGAGCTCTAGAGCTCTAGTTGAATCCATGCAGAATATGTTCAGTCCCGTGAGCTCTGCTACGAGGAAGCAAAGTCAACGCAGCAGGGAAATTTCTGAAACTACAGATGCGAAAAACATTAGAAAGCAGAAATTCAAAAGGAGGCCCACCCGGATTTGGACTTCTTCGGAAGTTCCTATTCTACCTTATGGAGGGTGGGTTTGCCTTTCGAGAAACATCAGCCAGATTTTCCACTGGCTCCAGATCTTATCTGCAATAGCCTGCGTCCTGCTCTCATTGACGAAGCTCATCAAGCACAATTATGGTGAGGTAGCTAAAGGAGATACGGACAAGAGAAACCGGAAACCTgctctgattttcttttattccttgGCTTTGGCTGAAGCTCTGGTCTTCCTGATAGAGAAAGCTTACTGCGCGTGGGAGGTTGTCATCTGTAAGCTTCTTGAAGGGGTGAATGAGGAATGCGACCTGGGGGCTTCGGGTATGATCTCGACTCGGAGATTTTTCTACGACTGCTATTCGAGATGTCTTAATGGGAGCATTTTTGATGGCCTGGGAATGGACATGGTGACTTTTGCGATGGACCTCTTATGTTCAAACTCGCCGGATGAGCAGCTCATGGGAGCCAGGACTCTTCACCGGTTTTCTACTAAAGAACAGTTTTCAGATGACACGCTTCAGAAGATAGGAACAAGTCTGCCAGTTATAGAGAGACTGGTGGATATCTTAAACTGGAAAGACCCACAAGAGGAAGAAATCAGGCTATTAGCTGCAGAAATAGTTTCCAAATTAGCCGGGAAAAAGCAAAATTCCCTTCGGGTCACCGGAATACCCGGGGCAATGGAATCGATATTATCCCTTCTCCAGACAAACAGAAGCCCCAGTTCTATAGCAGACGAAATTGGCGAAAACAAAATCTTCTTGGACCATGAAGAATGTGGATTCTGGACTTTCAATAGTTTGGGACTTCTCATTCTGAAGAAACTAGTCCGTGATCACAATAACTGTGGAAAAATTGGAAACACAAGGGGCCTTCTTTCCAAAAtcatagatttcactcatgCTGATGAAGGAATATTGAAGGACTCAACTGTCACCACATCGCAGGTTTTGACTGTTAAAAGATCCCTACAGGTTGTGAAGATGCTGGCAAGCACAACGGCTACCACAGGGAAAAATCTCCGGAGAGAGATCTCGGAGATAGTCTGCACCATAAGCAACATAAGAGATATTCTACGATATGGAGAGAAATGGCCGGTTCTGCAGAAACTAGGTATTGAGATCCTTACTAGTTTGGCACTAGAAGACGATGTGTCGGAGAAAATAGGAGAGACCGGCGGAGTTCTGAAGGAACTGTTAAAGATTTTCTTCCAACACGGAGTACTGGAAGATAAAATGGATGTGAGGAACGTGGCCGGAGAAGCCCTGTCAATGCTGGCTTTCGCAAGCAAGAGCAACTGTCATCGAATCTTGACGTCGAATGTAGTGGAGAGGCTCCTAGAAGCATTGGAGATTCCGCTTCTTCGTGTTAATGCTGGAAGAATTTTGAGGAATCTGTGCACTTACAGTGGACCAGAGTCCTTCAACCAGCTAAAGGGAGTAACAGCAGCGACAC CTCGGGTTCTCAAGGCAATCTTGTCAGGAGAAGGCAAACTACAAGAGGTGATGGTTGGGTTAGCGGCACATGCTTTCAAGTTCATGACAGCAGAAGGATCGACCGCCGTCTTCGAGGGGGCAGGGTTCAGAGAAGCCGACTTAGCTTGTGCTTTGGTAGAGATCCTGAGGGGCCACCGGAATCCACATATAAAGGTGCCAAGAATGAGAAGGTTTGCTATCGAGCTGGCTATCTGGATGATGAGGGACAAATTGAAGAATGTGCAGATCTTCAGGGATCTGGGCATGGAGGAGGAGCTTGAAGGAGTCTTGGATACGACATCAGAGCTAGACAGCTTCAATATTTTCTCTGGCAACATTGGATTAAGCAGGCACAGCACGACCATTCACTCACTTGTTGAGACCGCACTTGTGCTGCTGAAGAAGAGGTTTGATTGA